In Spirosoma sp. KUDC1026, the sequence CTTCTCTTTTTATATTCTATAGATTAGTAGAAAATATCGTCTTCAGGCTGTAGGTGGTCGCTCACAGACATAATTGTCCTGAATACTACCTGAGGGCATACGGCCAAGGGTAGCCTGGACACGTCTCCCAGAGTGACACATCACACAGCGTATAAAGCTTATTTGAGTTTGAAGCGAAGCGACAGGCCAGCTTCCACACCGTTCAGGCTTACTTTTTCGGTTGTGCTAGTCGTTCCTTCGGCTACGGCCTGTTTGTAGCTACCGATGTGGTACCGTACGTCGAGCGCCAGGTAGAGCTTTTTAACCAGCTGCCGTTCGGCACCCACGAACACCTGTAAACCGTAGTTGTTGCCCGTCTGGGTCTGGCTCAACGTACCGTCACCATTGGTCACCTGCCGGTTAAACTTGTTACTGATGAAATACCGGGCTACGCTGGCTCCGATGTAGGGAGTGACAAATGGTTTTTTCGCGCCTTCCTCCGTCGTGGTCGTTTCGCCGAAGGTGTATTTCAGATCCAGCGATGCGGGAATGATGGACAGCTGCAGATCTTCGGTGCGGTTGACACCACCAATCGTCAACGGGCTGGATACCGATTTACTCCAGTAGCCAACACGTCCACCAATTGATAGTCCTTTAACCAAACCAATTTCCAGGGCAGCAGTCGGCATAACGGCCCCTTCGAGCTTAGCGCCCTGGCCGTTGTTATAGTCCCGCAGGAAGGAACGTTCGTTCCAGTAATCCAGCGAAGGTTTCCAGTAGCTGGCACCAATGCTGATGCTTTTCAGGTTAACCTGCGCCTGTGCGGTAGCTACAGAAATGAATGATAAAACAGCGAACGAAAGGAAGGTAGATAGTTTTTTCATGAATTGGGTTGACCAATGGTGTTAGTTCCACCGCTTAGCGCATGACGCGCTAAGCGGTGATGAGGATATGAGGATTAGTGATTACCGGCCTGCGCCCTGGTTGTGGCAGGCGGCAGTAGCCGTATTTACCGATGCCTGGGCTGCAGCAATCTGAGTGTTGTAGTTCGTATTGATCGTGTTCAGGTCGGCATCACGCGCAGCCACAGCAGCGGCTACTTTTGCGGCACTCGTTGCTGTACACAGATTGTTATCAGCCGATTGCAGTGTAGCGATTCCTGAAAGAGATTGCGCATACGCTACATTATACAGAGCAGTCAGCAGGTTGTACAGTGTCTCGCCTAATACGGCACGGCCCGCGTTCAGGTTGGCGATCCCCGTATTGAACTGCGTGGTAGCCGCCGTGATCATTGGCGTGTATTTCGCCGGAACAGCCGATTGACAGCCTACCACTTCAGCAGCAGCAGCAGCAGCGGCTGTGTTGTAGGCATTCGTAACAGGTCCGGTTTGTGCAGAAAGCTGCGCATCGAGTCGCGCTTTGGCCGCGTTGAATGCGGCAGTAGCCGCTGCCCGGCAGGCATCTGCAGATTCCTGGTCCATTGTCACCACCACCGGTTTGACAGGCGCTCCAATACGAGCACCCACGGTTTTACCGTTTACCTGGGGCAACGTAAACGTGGGCAGATACGCCTGCAGCGCGGGATTTGAGGCAAGGCTGGCTACTTCCTTCTGCAGGTTGTCGGGCAGTTTACCACCGGTCGCCAGACTTGACATCAGGGTAGGCGTAAAGGCTGCGTTCAGTTCAGCTGCCTTTGACGCAGAAACCGCTTTTTCAACCTCAGCTCCTGCCTGTTGCACAGCGGCAGGCACCTGTCCACCGGCAGTCAGGTTGGCCAGACCGGCGCTAACGGCAGCCGCCTGTGTCGACGAAGTCATTTTTGCTTCAACAACCGTTACGGCAGCGGGAGCCGTGGGTGTAACCGTGGGCAGCTGGATATTTTCCAGTTCCTTGAAAGAGTACGTGAATGGATCGACAGCATCGACGTCTTTAGTCTTACAGCTGTACACCGAAGCTACCAGGCATACGCCATAAGCTAACCAACTGAGCTTGCGAGTAATTGTGTTCATAGACAGTGAAATATGAGTAAATTGGTTGGAGATTGAACGCGTGGTTAAATGAAACGGGTTGGCATTGTTTAAGTAAGTAGTATTAACAGGAATGCGATACCTAAGTAGTTACCACATGTGCCTTTTATTCCTTTATTAGATACATCTATCAATATCTATTTCTTATCGATGCAGTCTATTGGCAATAGACTGCATTTATCGGCGACAAATATAGATATAAAAATCTCGTTAAAAAGCCTCTGCTCTGAAACAAAACTATCAATATCTAGTTATTCTGCCGACTTTATTATCCGGTAGTTTTTATTTGCCCATCTGCTACGTGTGCATATTAATATTTTACGAAAAAGAAAACTCTTTGTTAATCATTAATACTAATCGTAAACTTAAGCAAAGTTTTCAAACTAACAATCAAACCTATTCAATTGATTGAATTTTTTTTTATTTGTTAATATATAACCTGCCAAGCCGCACAAAATAACCCGGTAAACTGATCGTAAAAAAAGCAGGCATGGCCCTGGACGATTTTCAAAAATCGTCCAGGGCCATGCCTGCTCAAACTATTTGGGAGTAGATCTACTCAATCTTGGCCCCGGCGAGCCTGTCTGGCTTCCCGGATCATTTCCATCAGTCGGTTCCAGCACCGACCAACGGCTTTAGGGTCGTGCTTTGCGTTTTTATTAGCTGGCGGGGTGACTTTCGTTGCGGTTGGCGTTGTGGTGGCTTCGGCCTTTGGGGCTACGTTACGCGCCAGCACCGGCCCCACGTTGAGTTTGGTCGCCTGGTTTCGGGAGGCTGAGGTATTCTCAGCGTACGTAATCCGCTTACTGCCCGATTGAGCCAGTACATCTGTAGTGGACATCGACGCCAGCGAGCCAGTGATGCATAGACTTACCGCCAGACGGCTTAAAACAACGAAGGTCGCGAGGGTTTGCATACCAGTAAGCAGATGATACGTTAATAAAATTTCGCTTATATACCGAAAAGCGAAGTAAACACAAACATAACGACAATTGAATTATATCAGTATATTTTTGCTATATTTTCATGAACAGGACTACAACCGGTCCGCGTTACGGTGGCCGCTGGGCGGATTAGCAAAGCCGCGGTATCTTCCTGTGTTTACACGATAGTGTGGTAGAGGGGGCACTCTGGGTGCCCCTAGCCCCTCCTAAAACAGGAGGGGAACATGCAGAAGCGACCTTTTAACCTCCCCCTCCTATTTTCTAGGGGCTAGGGGTAGTAAGTAGCTACGAACTAAGCTCAATTCACCACATTATGAAATCCCTACCCCTCTGCAACGGCGGACCGGCTATACCAGTAGGGGAATATACACAAGTAACCTTTTCACCTCCCCCTCCTTTTTTCTAGGAGGGGGCCGGGGGGTGGTAGCAGCGACAAACTGAGCTCAATTCACCACCTCCTGAAACCCCTACCAGATTAGCTATACACCGCTGGAAACTGTTATCTTTGCTACACTGTTAGGAATACACTATGTTCGAGAATCTTCAGGATAAGCTCAATAAGGCCATAAAAAGCCTCAAAGGGCAGGGCCGCATTACTGAAATTAACGTTGCTGCCACCATCAAAGAGGTACGTCGTGCCCTAACGGATGCCGACGTAAACTATAAGGTAGCGAAAGAAATTACCGATCGTATTCGCGACAAAGCCATCGACCGCAAGGTACTGATCTCGGTTGAGCCGGGGCAGCTCTTTGTTAAGATCGTGCAGGAAGAACTGACCGAACTGATGGGGGGCGAAGCGCAGGGGATCAATATCAAAGGTGATCCCGCTGTTATCCTGATCGCTGGTCTGCAGGGTTCGGGTAAAACGACCTTCTCGGGCAAACTGGCGTCGTACCTGAAAAAGCAGGGCCGTAACGTGCTGCTCGTGGCGGATGATCTGTACCGTCCGGCTGCTATCGACCAGTTAAAAGTACTGGGTGAGCAGGTTGGCGTGGAAGTATACTCGGAGCCGGACAGCAAAGACGCTGTCAGCATCGCCAGAAACGCCGTTGAACACGGCCGCAAGACGGGTAAGCGTATCATTATCGTCGATACCGCCGGTCGTCTGGCCGTCGACGAAGCGATGATGCAGGAAATTGAAGCCGTTAAGAAGGCGATCAACCCCAGCGAAACGCTGTTCGTTGTCGACTCCATGACGGGTCAGGATGCTGTTAACACCGCTAAAACCTTCAACGACCGACTCAATTTCGATGGTGTCGTCCTGACGAAACTGGACGGTGATGCCCGTGGTGGTGCTGCCCTGTCGATCAAGACGGTAGTCAGCAAGCCGATCAAGTTCATTAGTACGGGGGAGAAAATGGAAGCGCTCGACGTTTTCTATCCCGATCGAATGGCCAGCCGGATTCTGGGCATGGGCGACGTAATCTCGCTGGTGGAGCGGGCGCAGCAAGCCTTCGATGAGGAGGAAGCGCAGCGTATCAACGCCAAGATGCGAAAGAACCAGTTCGACTTCGATGACTTCCTTTCGCAGCTGCAGCAGATCAAAAAGATGGGTAACGTCAAGGATCTGCTGGGTATGATTCCGGGGATGGGCAAGATGGTGAAAGATCTGGACATCGATAATGATTCGTTCAAACCCATAGAAGCCATTATCAGTTCAATGACGCCCAAAGAACGTAGCCGTCCGGAACTCATCGATGGCAGCCGCAAAAAACGCATTGCAGCCGGTAGTGGTACGAGCATTCAGCAGGTGAACAACCTACTGAAGCAATTCGACGAGATGCGGAAGATGATGAAAAAAATGAACACCATGCAGGCAACCGGCAAGCTAAGCAAACTCATGAAGTAAGTTTTTTGACAGGATTACAAGATTAACAAGAGTGCCATGAAACAATTTCTTTTAAGAAGATCAGTGAAAATACTTTAGACTAAAGCTCGTTACCCCCAAATCCCCTTTAGGGGATTTGGGGGTAACGAGCTTTAGTCTAAAGTATTTTCACTGATCTTCTTAACCTGTAATCCTGTCAATAGAAAAAGCTGGGTAGTGAAGGCTATCCAGCTTTTTCTATTTTCGTACATTCCCTTTCCTACCTGAATGAAAAAACGTCTCCTTCTTCTGCTCTTCTTCCCGACATGCCTGGTTGCTCAGTCCATTTATCTGCTCAAACCCGACCGTGTTTTCGACGGGGAGCGCGTGCATGAAGGCTGGGTCGTCCGTACGAATGGCGAAAAAATCGAATCCGTCGGACCCGCTGGTTCGGTTTCAGCAACGGGCGCTACGGTGCTGGAACTGAAAGGGACTACGTTGCTGCCCGGCCTGATCGAAGGACACTCACATCTGTTGCTTCACCCGTATAATGAAACGTCTTGGGACGATCAGGTGCTGCGCGAGCCTCGTTCGTTACGTGTATCGCGGGCAACGGTTCACGCCCAGCGTACCTTGCTGGCTGGTTTTACTACCGTCCGCGATCTGGGTACTGAAGGGGCAGACTATGACGACGTCGGTATCAAACAGGCTATTAACCAGGGCATTATTCCCGGTCCGAGGATGATGGTCGTGACGCGGGCGCTGATCGCGTCGGGGAGTTACGGTCCGAAA encodes:
- the ffh gene encoding signal recognition particle protein, whose protein sequence is MFENLQDKLNKAIKSLKGQGRITEINVAATIKEVRRALTDADVNYKVAKEITDRIRDKAIDRKVLISVEPGQLFVKIVQEELTELMGGEAQGINIKGDPAVILIAGLQGSGKTTFSGKLASYLKKQGRNVLLVADDLYRPAAIDQLKVLGEQVGVEVYSEPDSKDAVSIARNAVEHGRKTGKRIIIVDTAGRLAVDEAMMQEIEAVKKAINPSETLFVVDSMTGQDAVNTAKTFNDRLNFDGVVLTKLDGDARGGAALSIKTVVSKPIKFISTGEKMEALDVFYPDRMASRILGMGDVISLVERAQQAFDEEEAQRINAKMRKNQFDFDDFLSQLQQIKKMGNVKDLLGMIPGMGKMVKDLDIDNDSFKPIEAIISSMTPKERSRPELIDGSRKKRIAAGSGTSIQQVNNLLKQFDEMRKMMKKMNTMQATGKLSKLMK
- a CDS encoding OmpW family outer membrane protein, yielding MKKLSTFLSFAVLSFISVATAQAQVNLKSISIGASYWKPSLDYWNERSFLRDYNNGQGAKLEGAVMPTAALEIGLVKGLSIGGRVGYWSKSVSSPLTIGGVNRTEDLQLSIIPASLDLKYTFGETTTTEEGAKKPFVTPYIGASVARYFISNKFNRQVTNGDGTLSQTQTGNNYGLQVFVGAERQLVKKLYLALDVRYHIGSYKQAVAEGTTSTTEKVSLNGVEAGLSLRFKLK